In Lycium ferocissimum isolate CSIRO_LF1 chromosome 11, AGI_CSIRO_Lferr_CH_V1, whole genome shotgun sequence, a single genomic region encodes these proteins:
- the LOC132037997 gene encoding protein AE7-like 1 isoform X3, with protein MTLGLINANPVVHAKKERIPRTDDPHPVHPLDIYDILFFSRQFKKNTFCIFTFFCLDIRDPEHPYSLEQLSVLSEESITVDEKLRRILITFTPTIQHCSMATVIGLCLREKLKNFFPPHFKVDIKVAPGSHADEESVNKQLNDKERVAAAMENPNLRQLVDECLYSSEL; from the exons ATGACATTAGGACTGATAAATGCAAATCCAGTGGTTCAcgcaaaaaaggaaagaatccCTCGCACTGATGATCCTCACCCCGTTCATCCTCTCGATATTTATGATATCCTTTTCTTCTCTagacaatttaaaaaaaatactttttgcatttttacctttttttgttt GGATATAAGAGATCCTGAGCATCCATATTCTTTAGAGCAGCTCAGTGTACTCTCCGAGGAGTCCATAACTGTCGATGAGAAGCTCAGACGCATTCT GATAACTTTCACCCCAACCATCCAGCACTGTAGCATGGCAACTGTCATTGGCCTCTGTTTGagagagaagttgaagaatttcTTCCCTCCACATTTTAAG GTAGATATAAAAGTGGCTCCGGGATCTCATGCGGATGAAGAGTCAG TTAATAAGCAGCTGAATGATAAAGAACGGGTTGCTGCTGCCATGGAGAACCCAAATCTTCGCCAGCTTGTTGACGAGTGTCTCTATTCGAGTGAGCTTTAA
- the LOC132037997 gene encoding protein AE7-like 1 isoform X1: protein MTLGLINANPVVHAKKERIPRTDDPHPVHPLDIYDIVRDIRDPEHPYSLEQLSVLSEESITVDEKLRRILITFTPTIQHCSMATVIGLCLREKLKNFFPPHFKVDIKVAPGSHADEESVNKQLNDKERVAAAMENPNLRQLVDECLYSSEL, encoded by the exons ATGACATTAGGACTGATAAATGCAAATCCAGTGGTTCAcgcaaaaaaggaaagaatccCTCGCACTGATGATCCTCACCCCGTTCATCCTCTCGATATTTATGATAT TGTGAGGGATATAAGAGATCCTGAGCATCCATATTCTTTAGAGCAGCTCAGTGTACTCTCCGAGGAGTCCATAACTGTCGATGAGAAGCTCAGACGCATTCT GATAACTTTCACCCCAACCATCCAGCACTGTAGCATGGCAACTGTCATTGGCCTCTGTTTGagagagaagttgaagaatttcTTCCCTCCACATTTTAAG GTAGATATAAAAGTGGCTCCGGGATCTCATGCGGATGAAGAGTCAG TTAATAAGCAGCTGAATGATAAAGAACGGGTTGCTGCTGCCATGGAGAACCCAAATCTTCGCCAGCTTGTTGACGAGTGTCTCTATTCGAGTGAGCTTTAA
- the LOC132037997 gene encoding protein AE7-like 1 isoform X2 — MTLGLINANPVVHAKKERIPRTDDPHPVHPLDIYDIVRDIRDPEHPYSLEQLSVLSEESITVDEKLRRILITFTPTIQHCSMATVIGLCLREKLKNFFPPHFKVDIKVAPGSHADEESVVYGMLILGEQRECWSIRSSISVS; from the exons ATGACATTAGGACTGATAAATGCAAATCCAGTGGTTCAcgcaaaaaaggaaagaatccCTCGCACTGATGATCCTCACCCCGTTCATCCTCTCGATATTTATGATAT TGTGAGGGATATAAGAGATCCTGAGCATCCATATTCTTTAGAGCAGCTCAGTGTACTCTCCGAGGAGTCCATAACTGTCGATGAGAAGCTCAGACGCATTCT GATAACTTTCACCCCAACCATCCAGCACTGTAGCATGGCAACTGTCATTGGCCTCTGTTTGagagagaagttgaagaatttcTTCCCTCCACATTTTAAG GTAGATATAAAAGTGGCTCCGGGATCTCATGCGGATGAAGAGTCAG TGGTCTATGGCATGCTGATTCTGGGAGAACAGAGAGAATGTTGGAGTATCAGAAGCAGTATTTCTGTTTCCTGA
- the LOC132038153 gene encoding uncharacterized protein LOC132038153, with the protein MTQTNRYGGRFVKRYTQGRWWLLRGIANPDRLWKITKVHPKHTCDMGQSRANHFNLDINMIAHVLLKHIEKTPRMPIKTCISMIHSKYGKIISKRKGFLGRRRAFETIFETWESSFQALPGYMAALKHANPGIVVQWRLLEGRIFDFVFWAFKPSIDGFALRNVISIYGMHVYGRYDIKLLIAVGMDANGSIFPLAFAIAANESNETWGMFLIHLQTHVIKGRQGICVLSDRHKGILHNMRTAKG; encoded by the exons atgaCTCAAACAAATCGGTATGGAGGTCGATTTGTAAAGCGATATACTCAAGGTCGTTGGTGGTTGCTTCGGGGAATTGCTAATCCTGATCGTCTGTGGAAAATCACAAAAGTCCACCctaagcacacttgtgatatgggacaAAGTCGAGCAAATCATTTTAATCTAGatataaacatgattgctcATGTGTTACTTAAACACATTGAGAAAACTCCAAG GATGCCTATCAAAACTTGTATTAGCATGATCCACTCAAAATAtggtaaaatcataagcaagagAAAAGGATTTCTCGGGCGTAGACGTGCTTTTGAGACGATCTTTGAAACTTGGGAATCCTCTTTTCAGGCGTTGCCGGGGTATATGGCGGCTCTAAAACATGCTAATCCCGGCATTGTTGTACAGTGGCGACTTTTAGAGGGTAGAATTTTTGACTTCGtcttttgggcattcaaaccaagtattgatggttttgctcttAGGAATGTGATATCGATATATGGGATGCATGTATATGGCCGATATGACATTAAACTCCTAATTGCAGTAGgtatggatgccaatgggtcaatattccctcttgcttttGCAATTGCCGCCAATGAGAGCAACGAGACATGGGGgatgttcttgattcatttacaaactcatgttattaaaggTCGTCAGGGCATATGTGTCCTATCggatcgtcataaaggcatattgcacaatatgcgtACTGCGAAAGGGTAA
- the LOC132037267 gene encoding large ribosomal subunit protein uL6m-like produces MEAKFFRFLKTVGVGFKAKAESQGRLLYLKLGTSHEVELTVPPAVRVFCFKPNIICCAGIDEERVQQFAASVRSCKPPEVYEGKGIMYIDEVIKKKQGKKSK; encoded by the coding sequence ATGGAAGCTAAATTTTTTCGCTTTCTCAAGACTGTTGGGGTCGGTTTCAAGGCTAAAGCAGAATCTCAAGGCCGTCTCTTATACCTCAAGCTTGGTACCAGCCATGAGGTTGAACTGACCGTTCCACCAGCTGTTCGTGTGTTCTGTTTCAAACCTAATATCATATGTTGTGCTGGTATTGACGAGGAGAGGGTGCAGCAGTTTGCTGCTTCTGTAAGAAGTTGTAAGCCTCCTGAAGTTTATGAAGGCAAAGGTATAATGTACATTGATGAAGTCATAAAAAAGAAGCAGGGAAAGAAATCAAAGTAA
- the LOC132037434 gene encoding uncharacterized protein LOC132037434 has protein sequence MGRTMLFILCVATMLSVCWCSVENAKQRTNWASGKFSQYQEDAKDAASDARDTISSNAYEASQKARGMANMASDKLGDAKNVASEKANQAMDAAAEMADHASERGKHSASGAFDFAFEKAGDANNKAKEKAHDAYDSASDKAGYAMNTASDMAVHAKEGAKHKASQAYEFASQEVDDGMKTASQMGSDAKGKAGQAMDKTLDMAGKAKDSAFDSSGYASDKMNQAKETASHMGSDAKGKAGQAMDKTLDMAGKAKDSAFDSNGYASDKMNQAKETASHMGSDAKGKAGQAMHKTSDMAGKAKDSAYDAYGYTSNKMNQAKETASQMGSDAKGKAGQAMDKTSDMASKAKDSAYDAYGYASDKMNQAKETLSSSAVNAKDMVKDKASNAYDQTIKMATDAKDSTRDVLAEGKDKAFDQHEDAKSKVHETCKSAKETMTEQAKEKYEAAKEKASDAEGNLGQKMRTRSTEL, from the exons ATGGGTAGGACAATGTTGTTTATACTATGTGTGGCGACGATGTTAAGTGTGTGTTGGTGTTCCGTCGAGAATGCGAAACAGAGAACGAATTGGGCCTCTGGCAAATTCTCCCA GTATCAAGAAGACGCGAAAGATGCAGCTTCAGATGCTAGAGACACTATAAGTTCTAATGCGTACG AGGCTTCTCAAAAGGCTAGAGGGATGGCAAACATGGCATCCGACAAATTAGGTGACGCAAAGAATGTTGCTTCCGAGAAGGCAAATCAAGCTATGGATGCAGCCGCCGAGATGGCTGATCATGCCTCGGAGAGAGGGAAGCATAGTGCATCCGGTGCGTTTGACTTTGCATTCGAGAAAGCAG GTGATGCCAACAATAAAGCGAAAGAGAAAGCTCATGATGCCTACGACTCGGCCTCCGATAAGGCAGGGTACGCAATGAACACGGCCTCTGACATGGCAGTCCATGCCAAAGAAGGAGCCAAACATAAAGCTTCCCAGGCCTATGAATTTGCCTCTCAGGAAGTGGATGATGGCATGAAGACAGCTTCACAAATGGGCAGCGACGCCAAGGGGAAAGCAGGTCAAGCCATGGACAAGACTTTAGACATGGCGGGCAAGGCCAAAGATAGTGCCTTTGATTCTAGCGGATACGCATCTGATAAGATGAATCAAGCAAAGGAAACGGCTTCACACATGGGCAGCGACGCCAAGGGGAAAGCAGGTCAAGCCATGGACAAGACTTTAGACATGGCGGGCAAGGCCAAAGATAGTGCCTTTGATTCTAACGGATACGCATCTGATAAGATGAATCAAGCAAAGGAAACGGCTTCACACATGGGCAGCGACGCCAAGGGGAAAGCAGGTCAAGCCATGCACAAGACTTCGGACATGGCGGGCAAAGCCAAAGATAGCGCCTATGATGCTTATGGATACACATCCAATAAGATGAATCAAGCAAAGGAAACGGCTTCACAAATGGGAAGCGACGCCAAGGGGAAGGCAGGTCAAGCCATGGACAAGACTTCGGACATGGCAAGCAAGGCCAAAGATAGCGCCTATGATGCTTATGGATATGCATCCGATAAGATGAATCAAGCAAAGGAAACGCTTTCTAGTAGTGCTGTTAATGCAAAAGACATGGTGAAAGATAAAGCGTCCAACGCCTATGACCAAACCATAAAAATGGCTACGGATGCAAAAGACTCGACGAGGGATGTATTGGCTGAAGGGAAAGATAAAGCTTTCGATCAACATGAAGATGCCAAATCAAAGGTTCACGAAACCTGTAAGTCTGCCAAGGAGACAATGACTGAGCAAGCTAAAGAGAAGTATGAAGCTGCCAAAGAGAAGGCTTCAGATGCAGAAGGCAACCTTGGTCAAAAGATGAGAACTAGAAGTACAGAACTATGA